In Phaeobacter piscinae, one genomic interval encodes:
- a CDS encoding glycosyltransferase family 2 protein has product MTAAPTATAKRLIITCMKNEGPFILEWVAHHRAIGFDHMLVFTNDCDDGTVELLDGLAERGYVTRMDNPYQEMGSGYNPQKGALKYAESLDLVRNAEWVLVSDVDEFVNIHVGDGDLDSLFAATNDPDMISMQWRLFGNSFRDSYSDVLLTQEHSHCAPKYCPAPIQAWGIKTMFKTAGDYVAGAYDRIGVHRPLKRRIADMPNWVAGTGRPVPEDMADQGWRFGIRDHGYDMVTLNHYAVRSTESFLVKRDRGRVNHVERDQGLAYWMRMNFNMEQDTSIQRRLSATKKELTRLKRLKGIKSLHEAAVTAHRSKITELMAREDMKIFYEEITSPKLTLLSRHLNFVSRAQFNDGPDAISADLIDRLEQVPVL; this is encoded by the coding sequence ATGACCGCCGCCCCAACCGCCACCGCAAAGCGCCTAATCATCACTTGTATGAAGAACGAAGGTCCCTTCATCCTGGAATGGGTCGCCCACCACCGCGCTATCGGATTTGACCATATGCTGGTTTTCACGAACGACTGCGACGACGGCACGGTTGAACTGCTGGATGGGCTGGCAGAGCGCGGCTATGTCACCCGCATGGACAACCCCTATCAGGAGATGGGGAGCGGCTATAACCCGCAGAAAGGTGCGCTCAAATACGCCGAGAGCCTTGATCTGGTCCGCAACGCAGAGTGGGTTCTTGTCTCCGACGTTGATGAATTCGTCAATATTCACGTCGGGGATGGGGATCTCGACAGTCTCTTTGCCGCTACCAATGATCCTGACATGATCTCAATGCAGTGGCGCCTGTTCGGCAATAGCTTTCGAGACAGCTACAGTGACGTACTTCTAACGCAAGAGCACAGCCACTGCGCGCCGAAATACTGCCCTGCTCCGATCCAGGCCTGGGGCATCAAGACGATGTTCAAGACCGCTGGCGACTATGTTGCTGGCGCCTATGACCGCATCGGTGTCCACCGCCCGCTGAAGCGGCGCATTGCAGATATGCCAAACTGGGTTGCGGGGACCGGCCGACCGGTGCCCGAGGATATGGCAGATCAGGGCTGGCGCTTTGGTATTCGCGACCATGGCTATGACATGGTCACCCTCAACCACTACGCTGTGCGCAGCACCGAAAGCTTCCTCGTCAAACGGGACCGTGGCCGCGTCAACCATGTGGAACGTGATCAGGGGTTGGCCTATTGGATGCGCATGAACTTCAACATGGAGCAAGATACCTCCATTCAGCGCCGCCTCTCCGCCACGAAAAAAGAGCTAACACGGCTCAAGCGTCTTAAAGGCATCAAATCACTGCATGAGGCCGCCGTCACCGCCCACCGCAGCAAGATCACAGAGCTGATGGCCCGTGAGGATATGAAGATATTCTACGAAGAGATCACCTCGCCCAAGCTGACGCTTCTGTCACGGCATCTGAACTTTGTCTCCCGTGCGCAGTTCAACGACGGCCCCGACGCGATTTCTGCCGACCTGATAGACCGGCTGGAACAGGTGCCAGTGCTCTAG
- a CDS encoding AMP-binding protein — protein MLGPSAHIDTFTRDNLPPADQWPEFLTGGYAYPERLNAAVELTDAMVEKGFGDHTALIGNGRRRTYKELADWTNRLAHVLVEDLGVQPGNRVLIRSANNPAMVACWLAATKAGAVVVNTMPMLRAGELAKIIDKAKISHALCDTRLMEELVACAKTSAHLKSVVGFDGTSNHDAELDRLALEKPVRFEAVATGRDDVALLGFTSGTTGSPKATMHFHRDLLMIADGYAAEVLQVTPEDIFVGSPPLAFTFGLGGLAIFPLRFGAAATLLENASPPNLIEIIETYKATVCFTAPTAYRVMLRAMEEGADLSSLRAAVSAGETLPAPVYDEWIAQTGKPMLDGIGATEMLHIFISNRFDDHRPACTGKPVQGYQVRVLDKDGNEAPRGEVGRLAVKGPTGCRYLADARQGEYVKDGWNITGDSFVMDADGYLHFAARNDDMIVSAGYNIAGPEVEAALLSHELVAECAVIGASDDARGEIVQAHVVLTGGTQASEVLTKALQDHVKATIAPYKYPRDIVYTDALPKTETGKIQRFRLKST, from the coding sequence ATGCTGGGTCCAAGCGCACATATCGATACATTCACCCGTGATAACCTGCCGCCGGCGGATCAGTGGCCGGAGTTCCTGACCGGCGGGTATGCCTACCCTGAGCGATTGAATGCGGCGGTGGAACTGACCGATGCCATGGTGGAGAAAGGGTTCGGGGATCATACCGCCCTGATCGGCAACGGGCGGCGACGGACCTACAAGGAACTGGCAGATTGGACCAACCGGCTCGCCCATGTGCTGGTCGAGGATCTGGGGGTGCAGCCCGGCAACCGGGTGCTGATCCGCTCTGCCAATAACCCGGCGATGGTGGCCTGCTGGCTGGCGGCGACCAAGGCGGGGGCTGTGGTGGTGAACACCATGCCGATGCTGCGGGCAGGTGAACTGGCGAAGATCATCGACAAGGCAAAGATCAGCCATGCTCTGTGTGATACACGGCTGATGGAGGAACTGGTGGCCTGTGCCAAAACCTCGGCGCATCTGAAGTCCGTCGTTGGGTTCGACGGCACCTCCAACCACGATGCAGAACTGGACCGGCTGGCGTTGGAAAAACCGGTGCGGTTCGAGGCGGTGGCAACGGGCCGAGATGATGTGGCTCTACTGGGGTTTACCTCAGGCACCACGGGGTCACCGAAGGCGACGATGCATTTTCACCGCGATCTCTTGATGATTGCCGATGGCTATGCGGCAGAGGTGCTTCAGGTCACGCCTGAAGATATCTTTGTTGGCTCTCCACCATTGGCGTTTACGTTCGGGCTGGGTGGGCTGGCGATTTTCCCGCTGCGGTTTGGGGCCGCGGCGACCTTGCTGGAGAATGCCTCGCCGCCCAATCTGATCGAGATAATCGAGACGTATAAGGCAACCGTCTGCTTTACCGCGCCGACCGCCTATCGGGTGATGCTGCGCGCGATGGAGGAGGGGGCGGATCTGTCATCACTCAGGGCGGCGGTATCCGCCGGGGAAACCCTGCCAGCGCCCGTTTATGACGAATGGATCGCCCAGACTGGCAAGCCGATGCTGGATGGGATCGGGGCGACGGAGATGCTACATATCTTCATCTCCAACCGGTTCGACGACCATCGCCCCGCCTGCACCGGTAAGCCTGTGCAGGGCTATCAAGTGCGGGTTCTGGACAAGGATGGCAATGAAGCGCCGCGCGGAGAGGTTGGTCGCCTGGCGGTCAAGGGACCCACCGGCTGCCGCTATCTCGCGGATGCGCGGCAGGGCGAATACGTCAAGGATGGCTGGAACATCACCGGCGACAGTTTTGTGATGGATGCTGACGGCTATCTGCATTTTGCCGCGCGCAACGATGATATGATCGTCTCCGCCGGGTATAATATCGCCGGTCCCGAGGTCGAGGCGGCGCTCTTGTCCCATGAGCTGGTGGCGGAATGTGCTGTGATCGGCGCCAGTGATGATGCGCGCGGTGAGATCGTGCAGGCCCATGTGGTGCTGACCGGGGGTACGCAGGCGTCGGAGGTCCTGACCAAGGCGCTGCAGGATCATGTCAAGGCAACCATCGCGCCTTATAAGTACCCCCGCGACATCGTTTATACTGACGCCCTCCCCAAGACCGAAACCGGCAAGATCCAACGGTTTCGATTGAAATCGACGTAA
- a CDS encoding acyl-CoA dehydrogenase family protein produces MADKTFLSWPFFEDRHRALAADLDSWAQDALADIDHSDTDAACRALVSALGSAGWTQHSGAMTGEALDVRTLCLIRETLARHDGLADFAFAMQGLGTGAISLFGTDAQQAEWLPLTRSGKAISAFALTEPQSGSDVANSTMTAVRDGDHYVLNGEKTWISNGGIADVYTLFARTGEGPGARGLSAFVVPAGLPGFEVVERLETLAPHPLATLRFSDCRIPRSAVLGEAGAGFKIAMSVLDVFRSTVAAAALGFARRALDEALARVTSRHVQGAPLADLQMVQGHIADMALDVDASALLVYRAAWAKDSGAARITREAAMAKLFSTDQAQKVIDKAVQLHGGDGVRQGQKVEELYRDIRALRIYEGASDVQRVVIARQAISTFQKGG; encoded by the coding sequence ATGGCGGATAAGACCTTTCTGAGCTGGCCGTTTTTTGAGGATCGCCACCGCGCACTGGCGGCGGATCTGGACAGCTGGGCACAGGACGCGCTGGCAGATATTGACCACAGCGATACCGATGCTGCCTGCCGCGCGCTGGTGTCGGCCTTGGGGTCTGCGGGCTGGACGCAGCATTCCGGTGCCATGACCGGCGAGGCGCTGGACGTGCGCACACTGTGCCTGATCCGTGAGACACTAGCGCGCCACGATGGTCTGGCGGATTTTGCCTTTGCCATGCAGGGGTTGGGAACCGGAGCGATTTCACTGTTTGGGACTGATGCACAGCAGGCGGAATGGCTGCCGCTCACACGCAGCGGCAAGGCGATTTCAGCCTTTGCCCTGACCGAACCGCAATCAGGATCCGATGTGGCCAATTCCACCATGACCGCTGTGCGGGATGGGGATCACTATGTTCTGAATGGTGAGAAGACCTGGATCTCCAACGGCGGTATTGCTGATGTCTATACGCTGTTTGCCCGTACCGGCGAGGGACCGGGGGCCAGGGGGCTCTCGGCTTTTGTTGTGCCTGCAGGGCTGCCGGGCTTTGAAGTGGTGGAACGGTTGGAGACGCTGGCGCCGCATCCCCTTGCGACCCTGCGGTTCAGTGATTGTCGGATCCCGCGCAGTGCAGTGCTGGGCGAGGCGGGTGCGGGCTTCAAGATTGCGATGTCGGTGCTGGATGTGTTCCGATCCACCGTGGCGGCGGCCGCACTGGGGTTTGCACGCCGAGCCTTGGATGAGGCATTGGCACGCGTGACAAGCCGCCATGTGCAGGGGGCGCCGCTGGCAGATCTGCAGATGGTGCAGGGACATATCGCAGATATGGCGCTGGATGTGGATGCAAGCGCACTGCTGGTCTATCGCGCAGCCTGGGCCAAGGACAGTGGTGCTGCGCGCATCACCCGGGAGGCCGCGATGGCGAAGCTGTTCTCCACCGATCAGGCGCAGAAGGTGATCGACAAAGCCGTCCAATTGCATGGCGGTGATGGTGTGCGGCAGGGTCAGAAGGTTGAGGAGCTCTACCGCGATATCAGAGCGTTGCGGATCTACGAAGGGGCATCTGACGTCCAACGTGTGGTGATTGCTCGTCAAGCGATTTCCACATTCCAGAAGGGAGGCTGA